Proteins from a genomic interval of Rubinisphaera italica:
- a CDS encoding M16 family metallopeptidase: MKFEQMTLPNGLSIVGEINPNVQSVAFGYFVRVGSRDETDEVSGVSHFLEHMVFKGTENYTPMDVNRIFDEVGAKYNASTSEEVTLFYAAVLPEYLSQTFELVSSILYPSLRTDDFNMEKNVILEEIGMYDDMPAFSAYEKLMQTHFAGHPLSRSILGTVESITALTADQMRAYHKSNYLSGNITLALAGNVDWSTVVELAEKHCAHWPSGMTDRPTQEAVPAGGLAVITKESSNQEHVAQMTPAPTSQSDLRFAADILSVIVGDDANSRLYWELIEPGHAEAAELSYNEYDGSGTYMTFLTCHPDDVEKNMAVMARIFEDVNKNGVTSEELEQAKNKVASRIVLRSERPMGRLSSLGSNWVYRKEYRSVEDDLNTLQSLTLDDINNLLKAYPLGHTTTVAIGPRESLTLNS; the protein is encoded by the coding sequence TTGAAATTTGAACAGATGACCCTGCCGAATGGATTGTCGATTGTCGGCGAGATCAATCCGAATGTGCAAAGTGTCGCCTTTGGCTATTTTGTCCGTGTTGGCTCGCGGGATGAAACCGATGAAGTCAGCGGTGTGAGTCACTTTCTCGAACATATGGTGTTCAAGGGGACTGAAAACTACACGCCGATGGATGTGAATCGCATCTTCGATGAAGTCGGGGCCAAGTACAATGCCTCAACCAGTGAAGAAGTCACTCTGTTTTATGCCGCAGTTCTGCCCGAATATCTGTCTCAAACATTTGAGCTGGTTTCTTCAATTCTCTATCCGTCATTGCGAACCGACGACTTCAACATGGAGAAGAACGTCATTCTTGAAGAAATTGGCATGTATGACGACATGCCCGCTTTCTCCGCCTACGAAAAATTGATGCAGACGCACTTTGCCGGTCATCCGCTTTCCCGCAGTATTCTGGGAACGGTCGAGAGCATCACTGCGTTGACGGCTGATCAGATGCGGGCCTATCACAAGTCCAATTATCTTTCTGGAAATATCACGCTGGCGCTAGCCGGGAATGTCGACTGGTCGACTGTGGTCGAACTGGCAGAAAAGCATTGTGCCCACTGGCCATCGGGCATGACGGATCGCCCGACTCAGGAAGCCGTTCCTGCGGGCGGATTGGCGGTGATAACGAAGGAGAGTTCAAATCAGGAGCATGTCGCACAAATGACTCCTGCTCCGACGTCGCAAAGTGATTTGCGATTTGCGGCCGATATCCTTTCCGTGATTGTTGGCGATGATGCAAATAGCCGGCTCTATTGGGAATTGATTGAACCGGGGCATGCCGAAGCCGCAGAATTGAGTTACAACGAATACGATGGCTCAGGAACTTACATGACTTTTCTGACCTGCCATCCTGATGACGTCGAGAAAAATATGGCGGTCATGGCTCGGATTTTTGAGGATGTCAACAAAAATGGAGTGACAAGCGAAGAACTCGAGCAGGCCAAAAACAAAGTTGCTTCCCGTATTGTATTACGCAGCGAACGTCCGATGGGACGGCTTTCCTCACTGGGCAGTAACTGGGTCTATCGCAAAGAATATCGTTCGGTAGAAGATGACCTGAACACACTGCAGTCATTAACACTCGATGACATCAATAATCTTCTGAAAGCGTACCCACTCGGACACACGACAACAGTTGCCATCGGCCCACGTGAATCCCTTACCCTGAATTCATAA